The Bacteroidales bacterium genome has a segment encoding these proteins:
- a CDS encoding 4Fe-4S dicluster domain-containing protein: protein MKAKIKNFELQEIKHESDLDKNFGKLIAKNAHGEKLFGCIQCGNCSSACPLSIYMDYTPRKIIAMVRAGFKDEVLSNKTVWLCASCYNCSVECPKGIKITDVMYALKREAIKNKIYPKNFPVPIMANTFFNEIKKRGRSNETWLLINYYLKYNIFKILGYTSLGIKLFFTGRLLPFEKGAKNKEQIRKIIGKAEA, encoded by the coding sequence TTAAGAATTTTGAGTTACAAGAGATCAAACACGAATCAGATCTGGACAAAAATTTCGGAAAACTGATTGCCAAAAATGCTCATGGTGAAAAACTTTTCGGATGCATTCAATGCGGCAACTGCAGCTCTGCATGCCCGTTAAGTATTTACATGGATTACACTCCGCGAAAAATAATTGCGATGGTCAGAGCCGGATTTAAAGATGAAGTACTTTCAAACAAAACAGTCTGGCTTTGTGCTTCCTGTTACAATTGCTCTGTAGAATGCCCAAAAGGAATTAAAATCACAGATGTAATGTATGCCCTGAAAAGAGAAGCCATCAAAAATAAGATATACCCGAAGAACTTCCCTGTTCCAATAATGGCCAACACTTTTTTTAATGAAATAAAAAAACGTGGAAGAAGCAATGAAACCTGGCTGCTCATAAATTACTATTTAAAGTATAATATTTTTAAAATACTTGGATATACTTCTTTAGGCATCAAACTCTTTTTCACCGGCAGGCTTCTGCCATTTGAAAAAGGTGCTAAAAATAAAGAACAGATTAGAAAAATTATTGGTAAAGCCGAAGCTTAA
- a CDS encoding CoB--CoM heterodisulfide reductase iron-sulfur subunit B family protein: protein MKYLYYPGCSLKSSGRSYEESLLAVFKKLNVPLEEIEDWNCCGATNYMAINETSAISLIARNLALAEKQGGADIIAPCAACYMGLQKTKNYLDTDKKIKEKVHDELNKIGMPFSNKVNVRHPLDVLINDIGLKTIENTISKNLKGLKVASYYGCQLIRPINTFDDQRDPHTMDDIAKALGAEAIDWPLKTRCCSGSMTSTISEIGMRMNFLLLKEAKFRGADVIITSCPLCQFNLECFQGKVTGMFGEDIKIPVMYFTQLMGMAFGINDKELGLHRMLSPNLSLAK, encoded by the coding sequence ATGAAATATTTATATTACCCGGGTTGTTCGCTTAAATCATCCGGCAGATCATATGAAGAATCGCTGCTTGCAGTATTTAAAAAGCTGAATGTTCCCCTCGAAGAAATTGAGGACTGGAATTGCTGCGGCGCCACAAACTACATGGCTATCAACGAAACCAGCGCTATCAGCCTTATTGCAAGGAATCTGGCATTAGCCGAAAAACAGGGAGGAGCAGATATTATTGCCCCCTGCGCTGCATGTTACATGGGTTTGCAGAAAACAAAGAACTATCTTGATACGGATAAAAAGATAAAAGAAAAAGTTCATGATGAACTTAATAAAATAGGAATGCCTTTTTCAAACAAAGTAAATGTGCGTCATCCGCTCGATGTTCTGATAAATGATATCGGACTTAAAACTATAGAAAATACCATTTCAAAAAATTTAAAAGGCTTGAAAGTAGCCAGTTATTATGGTTGCCAGCTGATAAGACCTATCAATACTTTTGATGACCAGCGAGACCCGCATACCATGGATGACATTGCAAAAGCTTTAGGCGCTGAAGCTATTGACTGGCCTCTGAAAACAAGATGCTGCAGCGGAAGCATGACCAGCACCATCTCCGAAATTGGAATGAGAATGAATTTCCTTTTATTAAAAGAAGCCAAATTCAGAGGAGCTGATGTTATTATTACTTCATGTCCCTTATGCCAGTTTAACCTCGAATGTTTCCAGGGAAAAGTTACCGGGATGTTCGGTGAAGACATAAAAATTCCTGTAATGTACTTTACA